A window of Spirochaetota bacterium genomic DNA:
CCAAACAGGAAGGAAGGCTTATATTGCAGCTATCGGGCCAAACACAGGATCTGGATACATGCATAACCTACCTTAAAAATGAGGAAGTGGTTGTTGACATCCTTGCCGATAAAATCCAGCGTGACGAAGACCGCTGCGTGCACTGTGGCGCCTGTACCGCTGTGTGCCGCACCGATGCTCTTGTCATAAACCGTGATACCATGATGGTAGAATTTCATCCCGATCGGTGTGTAGCATGCGGTTTATGCAAACTGGCCTGCCCCGTCAAGGCAATGAGCGGCATCTCCATTGATGTGGATTCAGAGGAATTAGCATTAAAATCGTAATAGATGCTCTACACAACCTACTGCGACAGCCAGCTAAAAAATGACAAATCTGACCATATATCCTTGCTAACCTTTGGCTTTGCCGGTTTAGCTGGATCAGACGGTTTTGCCGGTTGAGGCGGTTTAGTGGTAAGAATCTGCCTGCTTGGGCGTGGAGCATTTACCGTACCTGTTATTTTTTCTTTTGGATTCCAGAAAACAAGCTTGCCATTGGTATCAAAACACAAAAGCCCCTGCACCGGCCCCAGCCAGTTTCCGGATTCTACTGACCATGCATTATTGTTTATAATAAATGCAATACAATTAATATCCGTATCATAGATGAACTTGCCGGGTTCAATCCATCCAACATGATCACAATCTTTGTCAAACAATGGAAATAACATTTAGCAATCCTCCTTAATTATTTTATTTGTAATATTGAAATATTTTATTTTTTTTACATGGGAACCGTATGGATAAAATCAACACATTGAATTAAATATTGCAATTAAAAAATTATATAAAATGTAAAAAATAATCATTTTAGGATTATCATCCCTTTTGGGTTATAAAAACGTAGCTATAAAAATTAAAAAAATTTTTTTTACATATTTTTTTCACCAAAATTTCCAAATGCCACCTTGACGATTTTCGTTTTTATTAGTATTTTATATACAGAAATTAGCACTCATTAAAATAGAGTGCTAACAATAAAAACCTTATATTCATAGGAGGTGTGCTATGAAATGGGGGTTAACAAAACGCAATGAAAGCAAATTAAATCCTTTT
This region includes:
- a CDS encoding 4Fe-4S binding protein codes for the protein MESRNVLLIFNQHIMYKPIIYRIAKDFNVIFNVLEAKILPKQEGRLILQLSGQTQDLDTCITYLKNEEVVVDILADKIQRDEDRCVHCGACTAVCRTDALVINRDTMMVEFHPDRCVACGLCKLACPVKAMSGISIDVDSEELALKS
- a CDS encoding 4-fold beta flower protein; this encodes MLFPLFDKDCDHVGWIEPGKFIYDTDINCIAFIINNNAWSVESGNWLGPVQGLLCFDTNGKLVFWNPKEKITGTVNAPRPSRQILTTKPPQPAKPSDPAKPAKPKVSKDIWSDLSFFSWLSQ